The Nitrospiraceae bacterium genome segment GGCGATTTGAATCAAGGCTCCGGGGTCCGCGAATCGGGCCGTCACGATGCCATTGTAGGGCGCGCGGACCTTGGTGTAATCCCGCATGACGACGCGCTGTTCCATCAGGTGCCTGGCTCCCTGATAGGCGGCTTCGGCCACGTCCACGTCCTGTTTGGCGATGACGTCCGGAGACTCGTTCCATACTTTGGCCAGGCGTTCGTAGGTCAATTTTTTGATTTTGTAATCGGACACCGCCTGCTGGTACTGCTCTTCGACTTCCGGGGCATCGATGACGGCCACGACGTCATTCTTCTTCACCGCATCGCCCTTGTCCGGTCCGATCCATTTGAGATAACCGGACACCTTGGCGTACAGCGTGGTTTGATAGAGCGGAGACACATTGGCGGGCAGTTTGACCGCATAGACCAGATCGCGCCGGGTCGGCTTCGTCACCTGCACATCCACGGGAGCACTGTCCGGTACCGCCACGGACTCCTCTGGTGGTTGTGGCGGGGTGGGAACCGTGGGGGATGGAGGGGGAACCGGGTGCCCCACGTCATGAATCTCTCGCCAATACAGCAGTCCGCCGGTGACGAGCGTCAGCACGATGGCGATAGCGATCCAGCGGATCTTCCGGCGCGTGGCCCTGACGGGGCGGGGAGTCGTTGACGGGGCTTCCATTAAATGTCCTCCGAAGTCGCGGGAGCGGTGGTGGAGACCGGCGCACGTTCCCGACGAATCAAGACTAGGCTGTGCATTACGGGAACGACCAGCAGCGTCATGATCGTGCTGACCGCCAAGCCGCCGACTACTGCGCGAGCCAATGGCACCATGGTTTCGTTGCCCTCGCCGAATCCAAGCGCCAGCGGCAA includes the following:
- a CDS encoding efflux RND transporter periplasmic adaptor subunit: MEAPSTTPRPVRATRRKIRWIAIAIVLTLVTGGLLYWREIHDVGHPVPPPSPTVPTPPQPPEESVAVPDSAPVDVQVTKPTRRDLVYAVKLPANVSPLYQTTLYAKVSGYLKWIGPDKGDAVKKNDVVAVIDAPEVEEQYQQAVSDYKIKKLTYERLAKVWNESPDVIAKQDVDVAEAAYQGARHLMEQRVVMRDYTKVRAPYNGIVTARFADPGALIQIATSSATNAIPLFTIMDLNTVRIYANVPQDDSPWIVPGKTRATVKVTELPSRSFTGLVTRSTMALDPATRSLLVEIDLPNQDHALRPGTFAEVTLGLREIPQALVVPPQAVTSTPKGKSLFIVEDGKAKPVAVQTGISDGRWIEITSGLRGDEDVVAVGKRRLLEGMPVVASPFNLPDAKLSQQKFERRAPGGTPPPPTAAPTTNSATPTQGDRP